A window of the Vibrio ostreae genome harbors these coding sequences:
- a CDS encoding 4Fe-4S binding protein, whose product MLKQYLQQATSPNGRARWSAIENTVELTNLIPPTVSYESGGHTLILGPSSLIERAALQLSQMASVTLLSVDGEPSESHHLYYADSVEISGFLGAFSVSVENRGQEINLAQAAISQDCFDIVLDMSLNGVMTEEVPVPGYFPVGRGHPKLSDALEEIPDLMGTFDKPKYFRLDTDLCAHSSRGVKGCERCVDACPAGALSSEGSDKTGHRIQINPYLCQGIGTCATSCPTEAIHYALPNPTDTQKFIERLLRNYAQAGGEQAVILICSSRHEQYNLMALQALPDNVIPVTVEELPSVGMDSWFAALVNGATQVLFAASRHMPPTVMRILNQEVTMAQTFLNQLGIDKETVDILFLESLRDGTPTLCTEPLGLHLGELEGNKRQRLYQALDALAEHKQIEPAIQPLPATAAYGAIECSTQDCTLCMSCVAVCPTRALHHEGDMPSLKFVEQDCVQCGLCVKACPESALTSSSRINWDKQQRQAVVTLHQEEPAHCLRCQKPFAPQSMITMLQDKLRGHSHFSDQTSLNRIAMCEDCRVVDVFESMANDPEKQLNY is encoded by the coding sequence ATGTTAAAGCAATATTTACAACAAGCGACATCTCCGAATGGACGTGCACGGTGGTCTGCCATTGAAAACACCGTTGAACTCACCAATTTAATTCCGCCTACCGTCAGTTACGAAAGTGGCGGGCATACGCTTATTCTTGGTCCAAGCAGCCTTATCGAACGGGCGGCGCTGCAATTATCGCAAATGGCGTCTGTCACTCTGTTGTCTGTGGACGGAGAGCCTTCCGAGAGTCATCATCTCTATTATGCAGACAGTGTTGAAATCAGTGGATTTCTCGGTGCATTCAGTGTTTCGGTCGAAAATCGCGGTCAGGAAATTAATTTGGCTCAGGCCGCAATCTCGCAGGACTGTTTTGATATCGTGCTGGATATGTCTCTGAATGGCGTTATGACTGAAGAAGTGCCTGTTCCCGGATATTTTCCGGTCGGGCGCGGACATCCCAAGTTGTCTGATGCGTTAGAAGAGATCCCTGACCTCATGGGAACCTTCGACAAACCGAAGTATTTCCGTCTCGATACCGATTTATGTGCTCACTCTTCACGAGGTGTGAAAGGCTGCGAACGTTGTGTTGATGCTTGCCCGGCGGGTGCATTGTCCAGTGAAGGCAGTGACAAAACGGGTCATCGGATTCAGATTAATCCGTATTTATGTCAGGGCATAGGAACATGTGCGACATCTTGTCCCACTGAAGCGATTCATTATGCATTGCCTAACCCGACTGACACACAAAAATTCATTGAGCGTCTGCTACGTAACTATGCGCAAGCCGGTGGTGAACAGGCTGTCATTCTGATCTGCAGCTCACGTCATGAGCAATATAACCTGATGGCGCTGCAGGCGCTGCCGGATAACGTGATTCCGGTCACTGTGGAAGAGCTGCCTTCAGTGGGCATGGACTCGTGGTTTGCGGCTTTGGTTAATGGTGCGACTCAAGTGCTGTTTGCAGCCAGTCGTCATATGCCACCTACGGTGATGCGTATCCTTAATCAGGAAGTCACGATGGCGCAGACATTCCTGAATCAGCTCGGTATTGATAAAGAGACCGTTGATATTCTTTTTCTCGAATCGCTGCGAGACGGTACACCGACCCTGTGTACGGAGCCACTCGGACTTCATCTGGGTGAACTGGAAGGCAATAAGCGTCAACGACTGTATCAGGCGCTTGACGCTCTGGCGGAGCACAAACAGATCGAGCCCGCTATTCAACCTTTGCCTGCGACCGCGGCCTACGGCGCGATTGAATGCTCTACTCAGGATTGTACCTTGTGTATGAGTTGTGTCGCGGTTTGTCCGACTCGCGCTCTTCATCATGAAGGCGATATGCCATCACTCAAATTCGTCGAGCAAGATTGTGTGCAATGTGGCTTGTGTGTCAAAGCCTGTCCTGAAAGCGCGCTGACCTCATCCTCACGCATCAATTGGGACAAACAACAACGCCAGGCCGTCGTCACACTGCATCAGGAAGAGCCTGCCCATTGTCTGCGCTGTCAGAAACCATTCGCGCCACAATCGATGATCACCATGCTGCAAGATAAGTTACGCGGTCACTCACATTTCTCTGATCAGACTTCGCTGAATCGTATCGCGATGTGTGAAGACTGTCGTGTTGTGGACGTGTTTGAGTCCATGGCTAACGATCCGGAAAAACAGCTCAATTACTAG
- a CDS encoding TorD/DmsD family molecular chaperone — MPSDQAIQFDPAQHLEQTEQGDDALRCDIYLLLATLLRDVPSAPLIEFLTDLQSEENATPMAKAWQSLSAAARAVKRPDLEQEYQQLFIGIGRGEVVPFASWHLTGSLMEKPLADIRFHLSQIGLERDEAVKEPEDHIAALCETMAYLIESRDMVQKAFFNRHIATWYNKLVDQMNQAEHAQFYRAVAELLGAFLTLENVSLTQAPSSRKNTHKIEVKNLTDKAEQQS, encoded by the coding sequence ATGCCAAGTGATCAGGCCATTCAATTTGATCCTGCACAACACCTTGAACAAACCGAACAGGGTGATGATGCATTGCGTTGCGACATTTATCTTTTGCTGGCGACTCTGTTGCGCGATGTGCCCTCAGCGCCATTAATTGAGTTTCTGACTGATCTGCAAAGCGAAGAGAATGCCACGCCGATGGCGAAGGCATGGCAGTCACTGTCCGCTGCCGCTCGCGCGGTAAAACGTCCGGATCTGGAACAAGAATACCAACAACTGTTTATCGGCATCGGGCGCGGTGAAGTCGTCCCTTTTGCTTCCTGGCATTTAACCGGTTCTCTGATGGAGAAACCGCTGGCCGACATTCGTTTCCACCTCAGTCAAATCGGCCTGGAGCGTGATGAAGCGGTAAAAGAGCCGGAAGATCATATCGCAGCCCTGTGCGAAACCATGGCGTATCTGATCGAAAGCCGGGACATGGTGCAAAAAGCCTTTTTCAACCGTCACATTGCGACCTGGTACAACAAGCTGGTGGATCAAATGAATCAGGCCGAGCACGCCCAGTTTTATCGCGCTGTGGCCGAGTTGCTGGGCGCGTTTTTGACTCTGGAAAATGTCAGCCTGACCCAGGCGCCATCCAGTCGCAAGAATACACACAAAATTGAGGTGAAAAACCTCACCGATAAAGCTGAACAGCAATCTTAA
- a CDS encoding twin-arginine translocation signal domain-containing protein codes for MKKEQKDINQSRRDLLKGLGTAAVAGAVVTGVSQQAIASETPVQANKNELKKGYHETQHIRDYYDTL; via the coding sequence ATGAAAAAAGAACAAAAAGACATCAACCAAAGCAGGCGTGACCTGCTGAAAGGGTTGGGAACTGCAGCGGTCGCGGGTGCGGTCGTTACGGGCGTTTCTCAGCAAGCCATCGCCAGTGAAACACCGGTGCAGGCAAATAAGAATGAACTGAAGAAAGGGTATCACGAAACCCAGCACATTCGTGATTACTACGACACGCTATAG
- the fdh3B gene encoding formate dehydrogenase FDH3 subunit beta, protein MARMKFMCDTKRCIECNGCVTACKNENDDALEWGIQRRRVVTLNDGEPGENSISVACMHCTDAPCMAVCPADCFVHTEDGIVLHNKDLCIGCGYCLFACPFGAPQFPKNSAFGERGKMDKCTFCAGGPETEPGSEEERKKYGANRIAEGKLPMCASLCSTKALMAGDAETVSDIFRQRVVERGAKGAGWSDGEDLSYDATRS, encoded by the coding sequence ATGGCAAGAATGAAATTTATGTGTGACACCAAGCGCTGTATCGAATGTAACGGCTGTGTCACGGCATGTAAAAATGAAAACGACGACGCGTTAGAGTGGGGGATTCAGCGCCGCCGCGTTGTTACTCTCAACGATGGTGAACCGGGCGAAAACTCAATCTCTGTTGCCTGTATGCACTGTACCGATGCGCCGTGTATGGCAGTATGTCCGGCAGACTGCTTCGTGCATACGGAAGATGGCATTGTGCTGCACAACAAAGATCTGTGTATCGGCTGCGGTTACTGCCTGTTTGCCTGTCCGTTTGGTGCGCCGCAGTTCCCTAAAAACTCAGCGTTCGGCGAGCGTGGCAAAATGGACAAATGTACCTTCTGTGCCGGTGGTCCGGAGACAGAACCCGGTTCTGAGGAAGAGCGCAAGAAATACGGTGCAAACCGCATTGCCGAAGGCAAGTTGCCGATGTGTGCTTCACTGTGTTCAACCAAAGCTCTGATGGCCGGCGATGCCGAAACCGTTTCTGACATTTTCCGTCAGCGTGTGGTTGAGCGTGGCGCAAAAGGCGCGGGTTGGAGCGATGGAGAAGATCTGTCTTACGACGCAACAAGGAGTTAA
- a CDS encoding formate dehydrogenase subunit gamma: MRHLMTRAMHFVLPLLTALMFFAVQPSFAEQQSKPDVAQREFTQLAGADYWRQIRNGEAGYTTSQGPEHGVLISAPGEAWYILKEKWMSPAGAIAIFGSIAMVILAYVLMGPIMLSKPRTGRKIKRWSRLDRAMHWSMAFTFLTLAFSGLTLVYGKHFLKPYVPSEVWGFIVYSAKQYHNYMGPLFFLLLLCMLFKWWKKSLFDKVDLQWFMKFGGMFGKHKGTHPSAGFSNGGEKIVYWMLIFVGAFVAASGLILDFPIFGQTRRDMELSNLVHMISALVLICGFIFHIYIGLFGMEGALEGMVTGKVDETWAKEHHDLWYEEMKEQGQIEPAETSVNASTVDKEPKHETR; this comes from the coding sequence ATGCGACATTTGATGACGCGCGCCATGCATTTTGTGCTGCCTTTGCTGACAGCACTGATGTTTTTTGCTGTTCAGCCTTCGTTTGCTGAGCAGCAAAGCAAACCTGATGTGGCGCAAAGAGAGTTCACGCAACTGGCCGGCGCAGATTACTGGCGTCAGATCCGTAATGGTGAAGCGGGCTATACCACTTCGCAAGGCCCGGAACACGGCGTGTTGATCAGTGCTCCCGGAGAAGCCTGGTACATACTGAAAGAGAAGTGGATGTCACCGGCGGGTGCGATTGCGATCTTTGGCAGTATCGCGATGGTCATCCTGGCCTACGTGCTGATGGGGCCAATCATGCTGAGTAAGCCTCGTACCGGGCGTAAAATTAAACGCTGGTCGCGGCTGGATCGTGCGATGCACTGGAGCATGGCGTTTACTTTTCTGACTCTGGCGTTCAGCGGACTGACTTTAGTCTACGGTAAACATTTTTTAAAACCTTATGTGCCGTCTGAAGTGTGGGGCTTTATTGTTTATTCCGCGAAGCAGTACCACAACTATATGGGGCCGCTTTTCTTCCTGCTGCTGTTATGTATGTTGTTCAAATGGTGGAAGAAATCCCTGTTTGATAAAGTGGACTTGCAATGGTTTATGAAGTTCGGCGGTATGTTTGGCAAGCATAAAGGCACGCATCCTTCCGCCGGCTTCTCTAACGGCGGTGAAAAAATCGTCTACTGGATGCTGATTTTCGTCGGCGCGTTTGTCGCAGCGAGTGGTCTGATCCTTGATTTCCCTATTTTCGGCCAGACCCGACGTGATATGGAGCTTTCTAATCTGGTGCATATGATTTCTGCACTGGTGCTGATTTGCGGATTCATTTTCCATATCTACATCGGTTTGTTTGGTATGGAAGGGGCGTTGGAAGGCATGGTGACCGGTAAAGTCGATGAAACCTGGGCTAAAGAGCATCATGACTTGTGGTATGAAGAGATGAAAGAGCAGGGACAGATTGAACCTGCGGAAACCTCTGTCAACGCATCAACGGTTGATAAGGAGCCAAAGCATGAGACCCGCTAG
- a CDS encoding ammonium transporter, whose amino-acid sequence MNETVSQVHGAVQTLTQSSDTLFLLLGAIMVFLMHAGFAFLEVGTVRKKNQVNALVKILADFGISTVAYFFIGYWIAYGANFFADAETLAQGNGYELVKFFFLLTFAAAIPAIVSGGIAERARFYPILLATFFTVGLVYPFFEGIIWNGNYGIQDWFATSMGAGFHDFAGSVVVHGVGGWIALVAVIFLGMRKGRIRAGKHTNFAPSNIPFLALGAWILCVGWFGFNVMSAQTLNGISGLVAMNSLMAMVGGILAALIAGKNDPGFIHNGPLAGLVAVCAGSDLMHPLGALVTGLVAGALFVWLFTYIQNKTRIDDVLGVWPLHGVCGAWGGIAAGIFGQQALGGLGGVSLSVQVMGTLMGIAVALIGAFAVYGTLNAVMGLRLSEEDEFNGADLAIHKISSINEE is encoded by the coding sequence ATGAATGAAACAGTAAGTCAGGTACATGGTGCCGTACAAACCCTGACCCAAAGTTCAGATACCTTATTTCTACTGCTTGGCGCCATTATGGTGTTTTTGATGCATGCAGGTTTTGCATTTCTGGAAGTAGGGACCGTACGTAAAAAGAACCAGGTCAATGCACTGGTCAAGATTCTGGCCGATTTTGGCATTTCGACCGTCGCCTATTTTTTCATCGGTTACTGGATCGCTTATGGAGCTAACTTCTTTGCTGACGCAGAAACACTGGCTCAGGGGAATGGCTACGAACTGGTGAAGTTCTTCTTTCTGCTGACTTTTGCGGCGGCGATTCCGGCTATCGTCTCTGGCGGTATTGCCGAAAGAGCACGTTTTTATCCGATTTTGCTGGCAACCTTTTTTACCGTCGGTCTGGTTTACCCGTTTTTCGAAGGCATTATCTGGAATGGCAACTATGGTATCCAGGACTGGTTTGCAACCAGTATGGGGGCAGGGTTCCACGATTTTGCCGGCTCGGTTGTGGTTCACGGTGTTGGCGGCTGGATTGCATTGGTTGCGGTGATCTTCCTGGGCATGCGCAAGGGGCGTATCCGCGCGGGTAAACACACTAACTTTGCGCCCTCTAATATTCCTTTCCTGGCGTTGGGTGCCTGGATTTTGTGTGTTGGCTGGTTTGGCTTTAACGTGATGTCAGCACAAACACTCAATGGGATCAGTGGCCTGGTTGCGATGAACTCGCTGATGGCAATGGTCGGCGGTATTCTGGCAGCTCTGATCGCAGGCAAAAATGACCCGGGCTTTATCCACAACGGTCCGTTAGCCGGTCTGGTTGCGGTGTGCGCCGGTTCTGATCTGATGCATCCACTGGGCGCTCTGGTAACGGGCCTCGTTGCTGGTGCACTGTTTGTATGGCTCTTTACTTACATACAGAATAAAACCAGGATCGATGACGTACTGGGCGTGTGGCCGCTGCATGGTGTGTGCGGTGCCTGGGGTGGCATTGCTGCGGGTATCTTTGGCCAGCAAGCGCTTGGTGGCCTGGGCGGCGTGAGTCTTTCCGTTCAGGTGATGGGGACGTTAATGGGCATTGCGGTTGCACTGATCGGTGCGTTTGCGGTGTACGGTACTCTGAATGCTGTGATGGGCTTACGCCTGTCTGAAGAAGATGAATTCAATGGCGCAGACCTGGCTATTCACAAGATCTCATCGATTAACGAAGAGTAA
- the cobB gene encoding Sir2 family NAD+-dependent deacetylase, translating into MNFPYRNVVILTGAGISAESGIQTFRAQDGLWEDHRIEDVATPEGFERNPELVQDFYNQRRRKLQSATIEPNAAHIALGRLEKELDGKVTVITQNIDNLHERGGSEHVIHMHGELLKARCAVTNQVIEQKDDLVSGDLCHCCQIPSQLRPHIVWFGEMPLRMGEIYEALEQADLFISIGTSGVVYPAAGFVHDAKMHGAHTIEINLEPSAVETEFAEKRYGKASVEVPRLVDELLALQAPDCKHA; encoded by the coding sequence ATGAATTTTCCGTATCGCAACGTTGTCATTCTGACTGGCGCTGGTATCTCGGCAGAATCGGGTATTCAAACTTTTCGTGCTCAGGATGGATTGTGGGAAGACCACCGCATCGAGGATGTCGCCACGCCGGAAGGCTTTGAGCGAAACCCGGAGCTGGTCCAGGATTTCTATAACCAACGCCGGCGTAAGCTGCAATCCGCAACTATCGAGCCCAATGCTGCCCATATCGCCCTTGGCCGTCTGGAAAAAGAGCTGGACGGCAAAGTGACCGTCATCACTCAGAATATCGACAATCTGCATGAGCGGGGCGGCAGCGAACATGTGATCCACATGCACGGTGAACTACTTAAAGCACGCTGTGCGGTGACCAATCAGGTGATCGAACAGAAAGACGACCTCGTCAGTGGCGACTTATGCCATTGCTGCCAGATCCCGTCTCAGTTACGTCCTCATATTGTCTGGTTTGGCGAGATGCCACTGCGTATGGGTGAAATCTATGAGGCGTTAGAACAAGCCGATCTGTTTATTTCGATTGGCACATCGGGCGTCGTCTATCCTGCAGCCGGTTTCGTACATGATGCGAAAATGCACGGTGCACATACAATTGAAATTAACCTGGAACCCAGCGCGGTTGAAACGGAATTTGCTGAGAAACGCTACGGTAAAGCCAGTGTTGAGGTACCACGTTTGGTGGATGAACTGCTTGCCCTGCAGGCGCCCGATTGCAAGCACGCCTGA